The following coding sequences lie in one Acropora palmata chromosome 3, jaAcrPala1.3, whole genome shotgun sequence genomic window:
- the LOC141876743 gene encoding uncharacterized protein LOC141876743, with product MSHLPEEHPDILEYLRSGGFSVQMNEDNPFGRIPVDQTCEETVNKDTQTSGGTKGFSLRPNAVSKFYLVAEYWSTFLRQLKDILHINRSSFQHKDLQPTRIARDESDVKSIISVLQNTWLNPFNPDLQELVCLSTGKVATPDVEHDLLQAKDIGEEAYKAFREQRLQSNQPKVKFHDTITKAKLKTFTHLNKKVSVKAGRNQEVILKADRRLFAQMIVIAESRNLQMKEVLSHPLGPLPWSLATPDDLMRKTNKASLAKELQKNVQSADSIPQPSACVIDGMALVQRLKGDQKTFAAVSETLLGRVLNEGGSSDRIDVVFDDYREESIKNAERENRGEGSVSEYRNTQADHKIKQWRKFLLSSKNKQAFIVFVTNEWKKDKYMEKLSGKTLVVTCGNSCYQLSSGVV from the coding sequence ATGTCACATTTACCAGAAGAGCACCCGGACATCCTCGAATACTTAAGATCTGGAGGATTTTCTGTTCAGATGAATGAAGATAACCCTTTCGGGAGGATACCTGTTGACCAGACGTGTGAGGAAACTGTCAACAAGGACACTCAAACGTCAGGAGGAACCAAAGGTTTCAGTCTAAGGCCTAATGCAGTGAGCAAATTCTACCTGGTCGCTGAATATTGGAGCACCTTCCTCAGGCAACTCAAAGATATTTTACATATCAATAGGTCTTCTTTCCAACACAAAGATTTACAGCCCACAAGAATCGCAAGGGATGAAAGCGATGTGAAGTCCATTATATCGGTTCTTCAAAACACTTGGCTCAACCCCTTCAACCCAGATCTTCAAGAACTCGTCTGTCTCTCGACAGGAAAAGTTGCAACTCCTGATGTAGAGCATGACTTGCTACAAGCAAAAGATATCGGAGAAGAGGCCTACAAAGCATTCCGAGAACAACGACTTCAGTCCAATCAGCCCAAAGTCAAGTTCCATGATACCATAACTAAAGCTAAGCTGAAGACTTTCACTCACCTGAACAAGAAGGTATCAGTTAAAGCTGGAAGGAACCAAGAGGTAATCCTCAAAGCCGACAGAAGATTGTTTGCTCAAATGATTGTCATAGCAGAAAGCAGAAACTTACAGATGAAGGAGGTCTTATCCCATCCTCTCGGACCACTCCCGTGGTCATTGGCCACCCCAGATGATTTGATGCGTAAGACAAATAAAGCGTCCCTGGCAAAAGAACTACAGAAAAATGTCCAATCTGCAGATTCCATTCCCCAGCCCTCGGCATGTGTAATTGATGGAATGGCTCTAGTCCAGCGATTGAAAGGTGATCAGAAGACATTTGCTGCAGTTTCTGAAACTCTGCTTGGCCGAGTTCTAAATGAAGGTGGATCCAGTGACAGGATCGATGTCGTCTTCGATGATTACAGAGAGGAATCCATAAAGAACGCCGAGCGAGAGAACAGAGGTGAAGGATCAGTAAGTGAATACCGGAATACTCAAGCCGATCACAAGATTAAACAGTGGAGAAAATTCCTGCTTAGCTCAAAGAACAAACAAGCATTCATAGTTTTTGTAACCAACGAGTGGAAGAAAGACAAGTACATGGAGAAGCTATCAGGAAAGACACTGGTTGTCACGTGTGGTAATTCATGTTATCAGTTATCGTCTGGAGTGGTGTAA